Proteins co-encoded in one Mycobacterium mantenii genomic window:
- a CDS encoding fatty acid desaturase family protein translates to MSNDKITLTPEQADAFGRELDAIKERVMAELGEQDADYIRRVIKTQRALEVGGRALLFLPPAWLLGTTMLGLSKILDNMEIGHNIMHGQYDWMRDPAISGRAFEWDTACPADQWRHSHNYMHHTHTNIVGMDRDIGYGILRMSEDQPWEPYFIGNPLYAFLLMVLFQYGVALHELETERIRSGEIRLEDKREVLRAIWRKTRRQALKDYVAFPLLAGPFAPFVFTGNLTANLMRNVWSYMIIFCGHFPDGTQEFTVEETKDESRGMWYFRQVLGSANLTGGKLFHLLSGNLSHQIEHHLFPDVPARRYSEIAPEVQEICERYGIPYNRGPLLRQFGTVVRKIVRLTFPDSWVPKASADKATESEPVAA, encoded by the coding sequence ATGTCGAACGACAAGATCACCCTCACACCCGAACAGGCCGACGCGTTCGGCCGTGAACTCGATGCCATCAAGGAACGCGTGATGGCAGAACTCGGCGAACAGGACGCCGACTACATCCGCCGGGTCATCAAGACCCAGCGTGCGCTTGAAGTCGGTGGCCGGGCGTTGTTATTTCTGCCGCCGGCCTGGCTGCTGGGCACCACCATGCTGGGCCTGTCGAAGATCCTGGACAACATGGAGATCGGGCACAACATCATGCACGGCCAGTACGACTGGATGCGTGACCCGGCCATCTCCGGCCGCGCCTTCGAATGGGACACGGCGTGCCCGGCCGATCAGTGGCGGCACTCGCACAACTACATGCACCACACCCACACCAACATCGTGGGCATGGACCGCGACATCGGCTACGGCATCCTGCGGATGAGCGAGGACCAGCCCTGGGAGCCGTACTTCATCGGCAACCCGCTCTACGCATTCCTGCTGATGGTGTTGTTCCAGTACGGCGTCGCGCTGCACGAGCTGGAAACCGAGCGCATCCGCTCCGGCGAGATCCGGCTCGAGGACAAGCGCGAAGTCCTTCGGGCCATCTGGCGCAAGACCCGTCGGCAGGCCCTCAAGGACTACGTCGCCTTCCCGCTGCTGGCCGGACCGTTTGCGCCGTTCGTCTTCACCGGCAACCTGACGGCTAACCTGATGCGCAACGTGTGGTCGTACATGATCATCTTCTGCGGCCACTTCCCGGACGGGACACAGGAATTCACCGTCGAGGAAACCAAGGACGAGTCACGCGGCATGTGGTACTTCCGCCAGGTCCTCGGCTCGGCAAACCTCACCGGTGGCAAGCTCTTTCACCTGCTATCCGGCAACCTGTCGCACCAGATCGAGCACCACCTCTTCCCCGACGTGCCGGCGCGCCGCTACTCCGAGATCGCGCCCGAGGTGCAGGAGATCTGCGAACGCTACGGCATTCCGTACAACCGCGGTCCGCTGCTGCGCCAGTTCGGCACCGTCGTGCGCAAGATCGTCCGGCTGACCTTCCCAGATTCGTGGGTGCCCAAAGCCAGCGCCGACAAGGCCACCGAGTCTGAGCCGGTCGCCGCCTGA
- a CDS encoding ferredoxin reductase, with protein sequence MFTQTAQVSGRVLARTLRQRVLGSELLNLLTGPHGVDRYTELVAPTWTLGEARAKVTDVRRTTPRSVTLTLTPNDTFLSAYTLKAGQYVNLTVEIDGRRHTRCYSPANVEGAATLELTIGRHEGGLVSNYLYEHAHRGMVVGLTGTGGDFTLPAGGPRGPRRILFISGGSGITPVLSMARTLISQGHPGEIAFIHYARTPAEACYRNELAAMSSVRVLHGYTRSDDGDLAGRFGPEHLATAMPSPDAVFVCGPPALVEAVQAHCDNVYTESFVPPVFDAPATPSGGRVTFADSGVGVVDDGRSLLEQAESAGLSPENGCRMGICHTCTRRKTAGTVRNLVTGAVSTAPDEDVQICVSVPVGDVDLSL encoded by the coding sequence ATGTTCACTCAAACCGCTCAAGTTTCCGGTCGAGTTCTCGCGAGGACCCTCCGGCAGCGCGTCTTGGGTTCAGAGCTATTAAACCTGCTGACCGGTCCGCACGGCGTCGACCGTTACACCGAACTCGTGGCGCCGACGTGGACGCTGGGCGAAGCCCGCGCCAAAGTGACCGACGTACGCCGGACCACCCCACGCAGTGTGACCCTCACCCTGACCCCCAACGACACCTTCCTGTCCGCTTACACCCTCAAGGCCGGCCAGTACGTCAACCTCACCGTCGAGATCGACGGCCGCCGGCACACCCGCTGCTATTCGCCCGCCAACGTCGAAGGCGCGGCCACCCTCGAGCTGACCATCGGCCGGCACGAGGGCGGCCTGGTCTCGAACTATCTGTACGAACACGCCCACCGCGGCATGGTGGTCGGTCTGACGGGTACCGGCGGCGACTTCACATTGCCGGCCGGCGGACCGCGCGGCCCGCGGCGCATCCTCTTCATCTCCGGGGGAAGCGGTATCACCCCCGTGCTGTCGATGGCGCGCACCTTGATCTCCCAGGGCCATCCGGGCGAGATCGCGTTCATCCACTACGCACGCACGCCCGCCGAGGCCTGCTACCGCAACGAGCTGGCCGCGATGTCCTCGGTGCGGGTGCTGCACGGCTACACCCGATCCGACGACGGCGACCTCGCCGGACGTTTCGGCCCGGAGCACCTAGCCACCGCGATGCCGTCACCCGATGCGGTATTCGTCTGCGGGCCACCGGCTCTGGTCGAAGCCGTGCAAGCGCACTGCGACAACGTCTACACCGAAAGCTTTGTGCCGCCCGTGTTCGATGCACCGGCAACTCCGTCGGGCGGACGGGTGACGTTCGCCGACAGTGGTGTCGGCGTCGTCGACGACGGACGGTCGCTGTTGGAACAGGCCGAGTCGGCGGGACTGTCTCCCGAAAACGGATGCCGGATGGGCATATGCCACACCTGCACGCGGCGCAAAACCGCCGGTACCGTGCGAAACCTGGTCACCGGCGCGGTCTCGACCGCTCCCGATGAGGACGTGCAGATCTGTGTGTCCGTTCCGGTCGGTGACGTGGACCTGTCGCTGTAG
- a CDS encoding TetR family transcriptional regulator, with product MNSRTPSSRARGSGRERSRESQSREERKEATRRAIIAAALKLLQDRSFSSLSLREVTREVGIVPAAFYRHFESMEALGLVLIDESFRSLRDTLRDARAGKLDPNRVIESSVEILVASVADRREHWRLIGRERNSGLSVLRYAIRTEIRLITSELATDLARFPGLNKWTTEDLNVLATLFVNAMIVVAEAIEDSQSIEATEDIRRLAVKQLRMIATGIAGWQSTP from the coding sequence GTGAACAGCCGTACTCCCAGCTCACGGGCGCGGGGCTCTGGCCGCGAACGCTCACGCGAGAGCCAGTCGCGTGAGGAGCGCAAGGAGGCGACCCGCCGGGCCATTATCGCCGCGGCGCTCAAGCTCCTGCAGGACCGCAGCTTCTCCAGCCTGAGCCTGCGCGAGGTGACCCGGGAGGTCGGGATCGTTCCGGCGGCGTTTTACCGGCATTTCGAATCGATGGAGGCCCTCGGCCTGGTCCTGATCGACGAGTCCTTCCGAAGTCTGCGTGACACCCTGCGTGATGCGCGTGCCGGCAAGCTCGACCCGAACCGGGTGATCGAGTCGTCCGTCGAGATCCTGGTCGCCAGCGTCGCCGACAGGCGCGAACACTGGCGGCTGATCGGCCGCGAACGCAACAGCGGCCTGTCGGTGCTGCGGTATGCCATTCGCACCGAGATCCGGCTGATCACCTCCGAGCTGGCCACCGACCTGGCGCGATTCCCCGGGCTGAACAAGTGGACCACCGAGGATCTCAACGTGCTGGCGACCCTGTTCGTCAACGCCATGATCGTCGTCGCGGAGGCCATCGAGGATTCGCAGAGCATCGAGGCGACCGAAGACATCCGCCGGCTCGCCGTCAAGCAGCTGAGGATGATCGCCACCGGCATCGCCGGCTGGCAGAGCACACCCTGA
- a CDS encoding GNAT family N-acetyltransferase, with product MTPHVRPAVRGDVRALSRTLARAFYDDPVMIWLIPDHDKRTAHLSRLFATMTRHHHLGRGGVEVAYADEGIGAAALWDPPDQWRETTGGQLAMTPTFMRVFGIRSMRGRAVQELMKSVHPEEPHWYLAVIGSDPGVRGTGFGQALMRSRLDRCDAEYCPAYLESSKPENVPYYERFGFSVTRELVLPDGGPSLWAMWRPPR from the coding sequence GTGACCCCGCACGTGCGCCCGGCAGTCAGAGGCGACGTCCGCGCGCTGTCGCGCACCCTGGCCCGCGCGTTCTACGACGACCCGGTGATGATCTGGCTGATTCCCGATCACGACAAGCGGACCGCGCACCTGTCCCGGTTGTTCGCCACAATGACGCGCCACCACCACCTCGGTCGCGGCGGTGTGGAGGTGGCGTACGCGGATGAGGGTATCGGCGCGGCGGCGCTGTGGGATCCGCCCGACCAGTGGCGAGAGACGACCGGTGGGCAGCTGGCGATGACACCGACGTTCATGCGGGTGTTCGGCATCCGCTCGATGCGCGGACGCGCGGTGCAGGAATTGATGAAGAGCGTGCACCCGGAGGAACCGCACTGGTACCTCGCCGTGATCGGCAGCGATCCCGGGGTCCGCGGCACGGGATTCGGTCAGGCGCTGATGAGGTCGCGCCTGGATCGCTGCGACGCCGAATACTGTCCGGCCTATCTCGAGTCGAGCAAGCCCGAAAATGTGCCCTACTATGAGCGTTTCGGCTTCAGCGTCACCCGCGAGCTGGTGCTGCCGGACGGCGGTCCGAGCCTGTGGGCCATGTGGCGCCCGCCCCGGTAG